A portion of the Pseudomonas protegens CHA0 genome contains these proteins:
- the prpB gene encoding methylisocitrate lyase — protein sequence MSSNKSTPGQRFRDAVASEQPLQVVGAINANHALLAKRAGFKAIYLSGGGVAAGSLGVPDLGITGLDDVLTDVRRITDVCDLPLLVDVDTGFGSSAFNVARTVKSMIKFGAAAIHIEDQVGAKRCGHRPNKEIVSQQEMVDRIKAAVDARTDDSFVIMARTDALAVEGLESALERAAACIEAGADMVFPEAITELEMYKIFADRVKAPILANITEFGATPLYTTEQLKSVDVSLVLYPLSAFRAMNKAAENVYTAIRRDGTQQNVIDTMQTRMELYERIDYHSFEQKLDALFAQKKG from the coding sequence ATGAGTTCCAACAAGAGCACTCCAGGCCAGCGTTTCCGCGATGCGGTCGCCAGCGAACAGCCGTTGCAAGTGGTCGGCGCGATCAACGCCAACCATGCCCTGCTGGCCAAGCGCGCCGGTTTCAAGGCCATCTACCTGTCGGGCGGCGGGGTCGCTGCCGGCTCCCTCGGCGTGCCTGACCTGGGCATTACCGGTCTGGACGACGTCCTCACTGATGTGCGTCGTATCACCGACGTCTGCGACCTGCCGCTGCTGGTGGACGTGGACACCGGTTTCGGGTCGTCGGCCTTCAACGTGGCGCGCACCGTCAAGTCGATGATCAAGTTCGGCGCCGCGGCGATCCATATCGAAGACCAGGTCGGCGCCAAGCGCTGCGGTCACCGCCCTAACAAGGAGATCGTTTCCCAGCAGGAAATGGTCGACCGCATCAAGGCCGCGGTGGATGCTCGTACCGACGACAGCTTCGTGATCATGGCGCGCACCGACGCCCTGGCGGTGGAAGGCCTGGAGTCGGCCCTGGAACGCGCCGCGGCGTGCATCGAGGCCGGCGCCGACATGGTGTTCCCGGAAGCCATCACCGAGCTCGAGATGTACAAGATCTTCGCCGATCGGGTGAAAGCCCCGATCCTGGCCAACATCACCGAATTCGGCGCCACACCGCTGTACACCACCGAACAGTTGAAATCCGTGGATGTTTCCCTGGTGCTGTACCCGCTGTCGGCGTTCCGTGCCATGAACAAGGCCGCAGAAAACGTCTACACCGCGATCCGTCGCGACGGTACCCAGCAAAATGTGATCGACACCATGCAGACCCGCATGGAACTGTACGAGCGCATCGATTACCACAGCTTCGAGCAGAAGCTCGATGCGCTGTTCGCGCAGAAGAAAGGCTGA
- the prpC gene encoding 2-methylcitrate synthase — MAEAKVLSGAGLRGQVAGQTALSTVGQAGAGLTYRGYDVRELAADAQFEEVAYLLLYGDLPTQEQLAAYSAKLSKLRDLPQALKEVLERIPAQAHPMDVMRTGCSFLGNIEPEKDFSQQHDVTDRLLAAFPAIMCYWYRFSHEGVRINCVSDEQTIGGHFLHLLHGKKPSDLHVKVMNVSLILYAEHEFNASTFTARVCASTLSDLYSCVTAAIGSLRGPLHGGANEAAMELIERFQSPEEATAELLRMLERKDKIMGFGHAIYKDSDPRNEVIKGWSQKLADEVGDKVLFPVSEAIDKTMWEQKKLFPNADFYHASAYHFMGIPTKLFTPIFVCSRLTGWAAHVFEQRANNRIIRPSAEYIGVEQRKFVPIERR; from the coding sequence ATGGCCGAAGCAAAAGTATTGAGTGGTGCAGGTCTGCGCGGCCAGGTGGCCGGGCAAACCGCGCTGTCCACCGTGGGCCAGGCCGGTGCCGGGTTGACCTACCGCGGCTATGACGTGCGCGAACTGGCGGCCGATGCGCAGTTCGAGGAAGTCGCCTACCTGTTGCTGTACGGCGACCTGCCGACCCAGGAACAACTGGCCGCCTACAGCGCCAAGCTGAGCAAGCTGCGCGATCTGCCACAGGCGCTGAAGGAAGTGCTGGAGCGCATACCGGCCCAGGCCCATCCGATGGATGTGATGCGTACCGGTTGCTCGTTCCTGGGCAACATCGAGCCGGAGAAGGACTTCTCCCAACAGCACGACGTCACCGACCGCCTGCTGGCGGCCTTCCCGGCGATCATGTGCTACTGGTACCGCTTCAGCCACGAAGGCGTGCGCATCAATTGCGTGAGCGACGAGCAGACCATCGGTGGCCACTTCCTGCACCTGCTGCATGGCAAGAAGCCCAGTGACTTGCACGTCAAGGTGATGAACGTCTCGCTGATCCTCTATGCCGAGCACGAATTCAATGCCTCCACCTTCACCGCCCGGGTCTGTGCCTCGACCCTGTCGGACCTCTATTCCTGTGTCACCGCGGCCATCGGTTCGCTACGCGGCCCGCTGCACGGCGGCGCCAACGAAGCGGCCATGGAGCTGATCGAGCGCTTCCAGAGCCCCGAGGAGGCGACTGCCGAGTTGCTGCGGATGCTTGAGCGCAAGGACAAGATCATGGGCTTTGGCCATGCGATCTACAAAGACAGCGACCCGCGCAACGAGGTGATCAAGGGCTGGTCGCAGAAGCTGGCTGACGAAGTCGGTGACAAGGTGCTGTTCCCGGTGTCCGAAGCCATCGACAAGACCATGTGGGAGCAGAAGAAACTCTTCCCCAATGCCGATTTCTACCACGCCTCGGCGTACCACTTCATGGGCATCCCGACCAAGCTGTTCACACCGATCTTCGTCTGCTCGCGCCTGACCGGCTGGGCCGCCCACGTGTTCGAGCAGCGTGCCAACAACCGCATCATTCGTCCAAGCGCCGAGTACATCGGCGTTGAACAGCGCAAGTTCGTGCCAATCGAGCGCCGCTGA